In Natrinema sp. SYSU A 869, the following proteins share a genomic window:
- a CDS encoding extracellular solute-binding protein: MAGQMQRRQFIAAAGVAGVAGSAGCLSDIVDRSNGASSSNEYWEYFHSQSEVAAELMETTVETFQREQDTQLEMNWSNWNDINGGKWKNNIQNGNRPLLYDSTNSLTGQFIEPGWVKPVSEYRDRLDDEALENVEWALEMARSCYRGFDEELYEIPVGLEVGAPFIARADHFEAAGLSIEDDFPPEDYEHLVQLATQLQEDGPGEYGFQIYGEHGDVTDEALVTWTASKGGYDGMYLNEDWSDVNYDNEIWKEATRQYVDLYREHGLSSAKAATASNEGAAQMLIQGEVSMYQGSTKGFGQFMSRAEDMIRDGTIVFGPPWEGDAGNRGDFFTQCAALMRKPDGVPEDVWQEREEMAIQWINKLLSADFQREVPKSLATLPVRRDVWPELEDDEVLSRSNYISTLETTVEGMEHGWSSHPEMNAIQYNIAGPRFQEAVRGKISPEEACDLTAEEIRNQVDI, encoded by the coding sequence ATGGCAGGCCAGATGCAAAGACGCCAGTTTATCGCAGCTGCCGGTGTCGCCGGGGTTGCAGGGTCAGCAGGCTGCCTCAGCGATATTGTCGACCGGTCGAACGGCGCGAGTAGCTCCAACGAGTACTGGGAGTACTTCCACTCGCAATCGGAGGTCGCGGCGGAATTGATGGAGACCACCGTCGAGACGTTCCAGCGCGAGCAGGACACACAACTCGAGATGAACTGGTCGAACTGGAACGACATCAACGGTGGCAAGTGGAAGAACAACATCCAAAACGGGAATCGGCCGCTTCTCTACGACTCGACGAACTCGCTCACCGGTCAGTTCATCGAACCCGGCTGGGTCAAACCCGTCAGCGAGTACAGGGATAGACTCGACGACGAGGCGCTCGAGAACGTCGAGTGGGCACTGGAGATGGCCCGGAGCTGCTATCGCGGCTTCGACGAGGAACTGTACGAGATACCCGTCGGCCTCGAGGTCGGTGCGCCCTTTATCGCGCGGGCGGATCACTTCGAAGCGGCCGGCCTTTCGATTGAAGACGACTTTCCGCCCGAGGATTACGAGCATCTCGTCCAGTTGGCGACCCAGCTTCAGGAGGACGGCCCGGGCGAGTACGGGTTTCAGATCTACGGCGAGCACGGCGACGTCACCGACGAGGCGCTCGTGACGTGGACCGCCTCGAAGGGCGGATACGACGGGATGTATCTCAACGAGGACTGGTCGGACGTCAACTACGACAACGAGATCTGGAAGGAAGCGACCAGACAGTACGTCGACCTTTACCGTGAGCACGGACTCTCCTCCGCCAAGGCGGCGACGGCGTCGAACGAAGGCGCCGCCCAGATGCTCATTCAGGGGGAGGTGAGTATGTATCAGGGGAGCACGAAGGGCTTCGGCCAGTTCATGAGCCGCGCGGAAGACATGATCAGGGACGGAACCATCGTGTTCGGGCCGCCCTGGGAGGGCGACGCGGGCAACCGCGGCGACTTCTTCACGCAGTGTGCCGCGCTCATGCGAAAGCCCGACGGCGTCCCGGAAGATGTCTGGCAGGAACGCGAGGAGATGGCCATCCAGTGGATCAACAAACTGCTCTCGGCGGACTTCCAGCGGGAGGTGCCGAAGTCGCTTGCGACGCTCCCCGTTCGGCGAGACGTGTGGCCGGAGCTCGAGGACGACGAGGTCCTCTCCCGGAGTAATTACATCTCGACGCTCGAGACGACCGTCGAGGGGATGGAACACGGGTGGTCGAGCCACCCCGAGATGAACGCGATTCAGTACAACATCGCCGGACCGAGGTTCCAAGAAGCGGTCCGCGGCAAGATCAGTCCCGAGGAGGCCTGCGACCTGACCGCCGAAGAAATACGCAATCAGGTGGATATCTAA
- a CDS encoding IclR family transcriptional regulator — protein MIDSSPESTPNNTLGSVEKAFTVLEQLRQTGKAGVSELTTQLEFPKSTVHVYLQTLQDQGFVVQDDGEYTLSYRFLEYGGDHRNRSRLYEVARPEVDKLGSETGEVANLGIEENGLRVLLYKSEGPDAIHDNAPIGEYAHMHWTALGKAMLAHYPTSRVESIVDTHGLPRANEHTITDVDELFAELEDIRERGYSVEDQDRRQGVLTIGAPIMDRRSDEVISAVSVSGPKNHLDEHDRFEELVAAVEKAANVIELRYSHY, from the coding sequence ATGATCGACAGCTCACCGGAATCGACGCCGAACAACACGCTCGGATCGGTCGAGAAGGCCTTTACCGTTCTCGAGCAGCTGAGACAAACGGGGAAAGCGGGAGTCTCAGAACTGACGACGCAACTCGAGTTCCCCAAAAGTACCGTTCACGTCTATCTGCAGACGTTACAGGATCAGGGCTTCGTCGTGCAAGACGACGGCGAGTACACGTTGAGTTACCGGTTTCTGGAATACGGCGGGGATCACAGAAATCGATCGCGACTGTACGAAGTCGCGAGACCGGAAGTGGACAAGCTCGGATCTGAAACCGGTGAGGTTGCGAATCTCGGGATCGAAGAGAACGGACTGCGAGTCCTCCTCTACAAATCGGAGGGGCCAGACGCTATCCACGACAACGCACCGATCGGAGAGTACGCGCACATGCACTGGACGGCCCTCGGCAAGGCGATGTTGGCCCACTACCCGACGAGTCGCGTCGAATCGATCGTCGACACCCACGGGTTGCCGCGGGCGAACGAGCATACCATCACGGACGTCGACGAACTTTTCGCCGAACTCGAGGACATCCGTGAACGCGGCTACTCCGTCGAGGACCAGGATCGGAGGCAGGGCGTTCTCACGATCGGCGCGCCGATCATGGATCGACGATCGGACGAAGTCATTAGCGCCGTATCGGTTTCTGGGCCGAAGAACCACTTGGACGAGCACGACCGGTTCGAGGAACTCGTCG
- a CDS encoding D-2-hydroxyacid dehydrogenase, translating into MSNDTPDVLVLRSDTHGLPAREYANLLDAQLPDHDVRLARTPAEERDLIEHATVVTGVDIDESLLEHAANLRLFAGVAAGYNHLPLDTLREMDVAVTNASGIHAPNIAEQVLGYVLTFSRQLRTGLRQQRRREWRHYQGDELMGSTVTVVGLGAIGTAVVERLSGFDVETIGIRYTPEKGGPTDEVVGFDREDVHDALARTEYLIIAAPLTETTRELLSSDEFETLPPNATVINVGRGKIIDTDALVTAIQTNQIDGAALDVTDPEPLPADHPLWRFENVIITPHNAGHSPKHWDRLADIVADNVTKLSETGDTGSLTNLV; encoded by the coding sequence ATGAGCAACGATACACCGGACGTTCTCGTCCTACGCTCCGATACGCACGGACTGCCAGCGCGCGAGTACGCCAACTTACTCGACGCACAACTACCGGACCACGACGTGAGGCTCGCCCGGACTCCGGCAGAAGAGCGCGACCTCATCGAGCACGCCACGGTCGTCACTGGCGTCGACATCGATGAGAGTCTGCTGGAGCACGCAGCAAACCTCCGGCTGTTCGCGGGCGTCGCCGCGGGCTACAATCACCTGCCGCTCGACACCCTGCGGGAGATGGACGTTGCTGTCACCAACGCCTCCGGAATCCACGCACCGAACATCGCAGAGCAAGTCCTCGGCTACGTGCTAACCTTCTCGCGACAGCTCCGAACCGGACTGAGACAGCAACGCCGACGCGAGTGGCGTCACTACCAGGGTGACGAACTGATGGGGAGTACGGTCACCGTCGTCGGACTCGGCGCGATCGGAACGGCCGTCGTCGAACGGCTCTCCGGGTTCGACGTCGAGACGATCGGGATCAGATACACGCCCGAGAAAGGAGGACCGACGGACGAAGTCGTGGGCTTCGACCGCGAAGACGTCCACGACGCGCTGGCCCGGACCGAGTACCTGATCATCGCCGCGCCGCTGACGGAGACGACGCGCGAACTGCTTTCGAGCGACGAGTTCGAGACGCTGCCCCCGAACGCGACGGTAATCAACGTCGGTCGTGGAAAGATCATCGACACCGACGCGCTTGTGACCGCGATCCAGACGAATCAGATTGACGGGGCCGCACTCGACGTGACCGATCCCGAGCCGCTCCCCGCAGATCACCCGCTGTGGCGCTTCGAGAACGTCATTATCACTCCGCACAACGCGGGCCACAGTCCGAAACACTGGGATCGATTGGCCGATATCGTCGCCGACAACGTGACGAAACTATCCGAGACGGGCGATACCGGGAGCCTCACGAACCTCGTCTGA